The Spodoptera frugiperda isolate SF20-4 chromosome 2, AGI-APGP_CSIRO_Sfru_2.0, whole genome shotgun sequence genome has a window encoding:
- the LOC118268847 gene encoding uncharacterized protein F21D5.5 codes for MGSTVRSCFLKCLLDSHAPIKLVHNTETIIGRSKVTHIKDQSCSRQQLSLKADCEECLVQVKQLGVNTSGLNGFALKRNVEYKVEHGSRIEILLNNYIHVIEFDPPPDNYVEPKLSHKRKLEEEEDSPRKRKSLKMETDKAKVKPAGENVWEDIDKGELYVFTSKGVKPSHKIAAFDMDGTIIKTKSGKVHPVDTNDWQIAFPTVQKKLKEHVEDDYKLVILSNQAPIGNGRVKIEDFKKKIENIVTKLDVPFQVYIATGKGFYRKPTTGMWKVLSEQKNGGLKIDMDESFYCGDAAGRLANWAPGKKKDHSMADKLMAENLNLKFYTPEQFFLGHSIANVPMGKPDFNPKELGNAPFKDSLIGKEKEILVLVGFPGSGKSSLAKHIEKESGYNYATVCRDVLGSWQKCAAEATKLLERGKSVIVDSTNPDKESRARWVSLAKEKKVSCRCAKMATTIAHAKHNNKFRELMKVNHIPVNDIVYHTYKNKFVEPSVNEGFKEVIDVPFSPRFKDKESEEVYRMYLLEK; via the exons ATGGGGTCTACAGTTCGCTCTTGTTTTTTAAAATGCTTGCTGGATTCCCATGCGCCTATAAAATTAGTCCACAATACCGAAACAATAATTGGGCGCAGCAAAGTGACCCATATTAAAGACCAGTCATGTTCTCGCCAGCAAC TTTCACTAAAAGCAGATTGTGAAGAGTGCCTGGTTCAAGTCAAACAACTGGGAGTAAATACATCAGGCCTGAATGGATTTgctttaaaaagaaatgtagaATATAAAGTAGAACATGGTTCTAGAATTGAAATTTTGTTAAACAACTATATTCATGTCATAGAGTTTGATCCACCACCAGACAATTATGTTGAACcaaaattaagtcataaaagGAAATTGGAAGAGGAGGAAGACTCTCCAAGGAAGAGAAAAAGTCTTAAAATGGAGACTGATAAAGCAAAGGTCAAACCTGCAGGAGAAAATGTATGGGAAGATATAGACAAAGGTGAATTGTATGTGTTCACCTCCAAAGGTGTGAAACCTAGCCACAAAATAGCAGCCTTTGACATGGATGGcactataataaaaacaaaatctggTAAGGTACACCCTGTTGATACCAATGACTGGCAAATAGCTTTTCCAACAGtccaaaagaaattaaaagaacatgTAGAAGATGATTATAAACTTGTGATATTAAGTAATCAAGCACCAATAGGCAATGGGAGGGTTAAAATAGaagattttaagaaaaaaattgagAATATAGTTACTAAGTTGGATGTTCCATTTCAAGTGTACATAGCGACTGGCAAAGGGTTTTATAGGAAACCAACTACAGGAATGTGGAAAGTGCTATCAGAACAA aaaaatggTGGTTTGAAAATAGATATGGATGAAAGTTTCTACTGTGGTGATGCTGCTGGCAGGCTCGCCAACTGGGCTCCAGGGAAGAAGAAGGATCATTCAATGGCTGACAAACTTATGGCTGAAAATCTAAACCTTAAGTTTTATACACCAGAACAATTCTTCTTGGGACACTCTATAGCCAATGTTCCTATGGGTAAACCTGATTTTAACCCCAAAGAACTTGGTAATGCACCGTTTAAAGATAGTTTAataggaaaagaaaaagag ATACTGGTTTTAGTTGGTTTCCCTGGTAGTGGTAAATCATCTTTggcaaaacatattgaaaaggAGTCTGGATACAACTATGCGACTGTGTGTAGAGATGTCCTTGGTTCCTGGCAGAAATGTGCAGCTGAAGCTACTAAGCTGCTTGag AGAGGTAAAAGTGTGATAGTAGACAGTACAAACCCTGATAAAGAATCTCGTGCTCGCTGGGTGTCGCTCGCCAAAGAGAAGAAGGTGAGCTGCCGCTGTGCAAAGATGGCGACTACTATAGCTCATGCGAAACACAACAACAAGTTTAGAGAACTAATGAAAGTCAACCACATTCCAGTCAATGATATTGTTTATCACACATACAA gaACAAATTTGTAGAGCCATCAGTCAACGAAGGGTTTAAGGAAGTGATTGATGTACCATTCAGCCCTAGGTTTAAAGACAAAGAATCTGAAGAGGTGTATAGAATGTACCTGCtagaaaaataa
- the LOC118268848 gene encoding acetyl-coenzyme A transporter 1, whose protein sequence is MPITKRKHSPEKEELIENGDNQTEGRSNIKGDELNISVLLFLYTLQGIPLGLAGAVPMLLQNRGITYTQQAEFSFVNWPFSVKLLWAPIVDALFWPQFGRRKTWLVPVQYLIGIVMIIMSYSVTDWLGSDDVPPSMTILTMSFLFLNFLAATQDIAVDGWALTMLKRCNVGHASTCNTVGQTAGFFLGYVMFLALESPYFCNKYLYYEPQDEGLVTLASFLLFWGWVFIVTTTLIAVFKHEANDAPNTKENDVKGLSDVVTAYKQLYTIIKLPAVRTLALVLFTAKLGFCASDAVSGLKLVEAGVPREDLALLAVPLVPVQIIMPVLLAKHTTGREPLSLWLRAFPLRLLVGPLAAALVAITPTLLNDAPPSYSYLFILMMLYIFHQTCLYCMFVAVMAFFAKVSDPAVGGTYMTFLNTMSNLGTNWPNTLALWAIDHLTFKECSYQGLSDNTCSSEGEETECKSFGGSCDVRIDGYYIETILCVVIGFVWLMWGKPTINRLQRLPASAWQISQFNR, encoded by the exons ATGCCGATAACTAAGCGTAAACATTCACCTGAGAAGGAGGAATTGATAGAAAATGGTGACAATCAAACAGAAGGGCGCAGTAATATCAAGGGAGATGAATTAAATATATCAgtgttattatttctttacaccCTGCAGGGTATACCGCTCGGTCTTGCAGGAGCTGTACCCATGCTCCTTCAAAATCGTGGCATAACTTATACTCAACAA gcAGAATTCAGTTTCGTCAACTGGCCGTTCAGTGTGAAGCTATTATGGGCACCTATTGTGGATGCTCTATTCTGGCCACAATTCGGTCGAAGAAAAACTTGGCTGGTACCAGTGCAATACCTGATTGGTATTGTAATGATCATCATGTCGTATAGCGTCACTGATTGGCTGGGTTCCGATGATGTGCCACCTTCGATGACCATTCTGACTATGTCATTCCTTTTCCTGAACTTCTTGGCAGCCACACAAGATATTGCTGTTGACGGATGGGCTCTTACCATGCttaaaag GTGCAATGTTGGTCATGCCTCAACCTGTAATACTGTCGGACAAACAGCTGGTTTCTTCCTCGGATATGTGATGTTCCTGGCTCTGGAATCTCCTTACTTCTGCAACAAGTACTTGTATTATGAGCCTCAAGATGAAGGACTTGTGACGCTTGCTAGTTTCCTACTCTTCTGGGGATGGGTGTTCATTGTGACTACTACGTTGATTGCGGTGTTCAAGCATGAAGCTAATGATGCTCCGAATACAAAGGAGAATGATGTGAAGGGTCTCAGTGATGTTGTTACGGCTTACAAACAGTTGTACACGATTATAAAGCTGCCTGCTGTACGCACTCTGGCTCTGGTTTTGTTCACAGCTAAG CTTGGATTCTGTGCCAGTGATGCCGTGTCTGGCCTAAAACTTGTCGAGGCTGGAGTTCCGAGGGAAGACTTAGCTCTGCTTGCAGTTCCATTGGTCCCTGTACAAATCATAATGCCAGTG ctATTAGCAAAACACACAACAGGTCGGGAGCCCCTCTCTCTATGGCTCCGTGCCTTCCCGCTGCGGCTGTTAGTAGGACCACTAGCTGCTGCCCTAGTAGCCATCACCCCCACCCTACTCAATGATGCTCCCCCCTCCTATTCGTATCTCTTCATTTTGATGATGCTCTACATCTTCCATCag ACATGTCTCTACTGCATGTTCGTGGCTGTGATGGCGTTCTTTGCTAAAGTATCAGACCCAGCAGTCGGCGGGACCTACATGACTTTCCTCAACACTATGTCCAACCTGGGAACTAATTGGCCTAACACCCTCGCTCTATGGGCCATTGACCACCTCACATTTAAGGAATGCTCATACCAAGGACTCTCTGATAACACATGTTCTTCTGAGGGCGAGGAGACT GAATGTAAGTCGTTCGGCGGTTCATGCGACGTGCGAATAGACGGATACTACATAGAAACAATACTATGTGTAGTCATCGGCTTCGTCTGGCTCATGTGGGGGAAGCCGACCATCAACAGACTACAACGACTGCCCGCTTCAGCATGGCAAATCAGCCAATTTAACAGATAA
- the LOC118269027 gene encoding pickpocket protein 28 — translation MKSNESCRRYLEIWWNGIKSLPETTSIHGFRFIADTQRHWVERIFWLVAVALSWYGSSLLIAAQYDAFQNNPISFVVETTYKDWNTEFPTVVVCENDNSNRVEEISDKLWGEDHDFNMEEVLKELAFFKGITYYTSEFCNLVDPLPDCMQTNLTYYANLVRSTCEETLANCSWNGEPFECCEYFRPMDTELGTCYAINTLQGREKNAPKLDMTSNRTTGPGAIRFDVMVTANIYILNEEEVPTLTTIGSDVLTVGQEIFHKRYITIRNIENDAGARLISPEKRKCRYTDENFLQVYHHYSYTACTVQCRKDAQLKLCNCTNYFMPNVPEHLRCNVSGIICLNSHVHELSVLKASWSSRPGLSCNCLPSCTEAEISITKDFKFVTTDSYASVQIELAVLPSERYRRNVVRGVLDLVVSTGGTGGLFLGASILSFVELFYILLIRPFCDIYTQRDDDPWHRRFGLRRLQDNNFVPNWGWTYNGKAGDKDTSKVEERIR, via the exons aatattctGGTTGGTGGCCGTAGCGCTATCTTGGTACGGGTCATCCCTGTTGATTGCAGCCCAGTATGATGCTTTCCAGAACAATCCAATCTCCTTCGTGGTGGAGACCACTTACAAAGATTGGAACACAGAGTTCCCAACAGTAGTGGTTTGTGAAAACGACAACTCGAACCGTGTAGAAGAAATATCTGATAA GCTATGGGGAGAAGACCACGATTTCAATATGGAAGAAGTGTTAAAAGAACTAGCTTTTTTCAAAGGAATAACTTACTATACTTCGGAGTTTTGCAACTTGGTGGACCCTTTACCAGATTGTATGCAGACGAATTTGACGTATTACGCTAATTTG GTGAGGAGCACCTGTGAAGAGACATTAGCAAACTGCTCATGGAATGGGGAGCCTTTCGAATGCTGTGAGTACTTCAGACCGATGGACACGGAGCTCGGAACTTGTTATGCTATTAATACTCTACAGGGAAG AGAGAAGAATGCCCCTAAACTAGATATGACGAGTAACCGCACAACAGGTCCAGGAGCTATCAGATTCGACGTGATGGTGACAGCAAACATTTACATTCTGAATGAGGAAGAGGTGCCCACACTTACTACTATAGGTTCAGATGTTCTCACAGTTGGACAAGAGATATTTCATAA GCGTTATATAACCATACGTAACATAGAAAATGACGCTGGGGCTAGATTGATATCGCCGGAGAAGAGGAAATGTCGCTATACAGATGAGAACTTTTTGCAAGTGTACCATCACTATTCGTACACTGCTTGTACCGTGCAGTGTAGGAAAGACGCTCAGCTAAAGCTTTGTAACTGTACGAATTACTTCATGCCGAATGTTCCAGAACATTTGCGGTGTAACGTGAGCGGTATCATCTGTTTGAACAGTCACGTCCATGAACTTTCG GTTCTAAAAGCCAGCTGGTCATCTCGTCCTGGTTTATCCTGCAACTGTCTCCCGTCCTGCACGGAGGCGGAGATTTCCATCACGAAGGATTTCAAGTTCGTCACCACGGACAGTTACGCGAGCGTTCAGATTGAACTGGCAGTTCTACCCAGCGAACGGTACAGGAGGAACGTGGTCCGTGGGGTCTTGGATTTAGTAG TATCAACAGGCGGTACTGGTGGTTTATTCCTTGGAGCCAGCATTCTTAGCTTCGTGGAACTGTTCTACATATTGCTTATCCGACCATTCTGCGACATTTACACGCAACGAGATGACGACCCCTGGCATCGAAGGTTTGGTCTGCGACGCCTTCAGGATAATAACTTTGTTCCGAATTGGGGCTGGACTTATAATGGGAAGGCTGGAGACAAAGATACGTCTAAAGTAGAGGAACGAAtacgataa
- the LOC118268846 gene encoding uncharacterized protein LOC118268846 translates to MTERSERSKMSKALSAFSGGEACGARWTLGALLLAPLAAANSSYCAVPAVMLLAIFITIATFTCKDLKKLAEILPPPKTSRGRRERNLRSFADFMAMWMTFLSHLVAVAICARILSATADHVTGGRTRRWLFGYETRALGEPWPDVLGVTVVMVVCAMFMCGLEESMMFTFMLLILLYIFSQFFAIFGLINFDIANINMPIPITVYELFAAGAPISYAFNVILPKENGALKKNLFLMIGLPTIVLSGLCFLYTNMLKGNSIDAALPVTTLLEARAAGWVCPVLAAVTVAGICLALTELCPLLFTVLVALASPEWKVLTRSMTYESTTTGSPVLAVFTAGSLAAILAFACPLSHMITLMNASHLLGISIQALHFIIMRCVPTAEQKEAGDIEYKRLGREAARGSKASGSKAKRSGLWFIPSAIRHTKTLESIKSKVTTKETEERECLLLDEYAGCPTEENDPTSSSSGVPMATAEVDVVSDAEASEQEMSSGDDSTDIDAVVKEYRDRIQVVTSVPESSTPSPPCVRGSRWSAAGAGVQLVADAIIAVAFCNETIRLPMFAIGIPLWLTGTFICAWQPAHNLGMRKAQSIQGPITMLTALLFLTPLLVDSWPAITLFAGAGVVIYARCERWCGDLAVQQARSAMERRKLRPVSATVPLTGARLTHIDTVYIAR, encoded by the exons ATGACTGAACGGAGCGAGCGTAGCAAGATGAGCAAGGCTCTGAGCGCGTTCAGCGGCGGGGAGGCGTGTGGAGCACGATGGACCCTTGGAGCACTCCTCCTGGCACCTCTAGCCGCTGCCAACTCCAGCTACTGCGCCGTACCTGCGGTCATGCTCCTTGCAATCTTCATCACTATTGCCA CCTTCACGTGCAAAGACCTCAAAAAGCTGGCCGAAATACTTCCACCACCTAAAACATCTAGAGGCCGTCGCGAGCGCAATTTACGCTCTTTCGCAGATTTCATGGCAATGTGGATGACTTTCCTCTCTCATTTGGTGGCTGTTGCAATCTGTGCTCGTATACTGAGCGCCACAGCTGATCATGTGACTGGTGGTCGGACTAGAAGATGGTTGTTTGGTTACGAAACTCGAGCACTTGGGGAACCCTGGCCTGATGTGCTCGGAGTCACCGTAGTCATGGTCGTTTGTGCCATGTTCATGTGCGGTTTAGAG GAAAGCATGATGTTTACCTTCATGCTGTTGATCCTTCTGTACATCTTCAGTCAGTTCTTTGCCATTTTCGGTCTCATCAACTTTGACATAGCCAACATCAATATGCCGATACCGATCACCGTATATGAA ttattCGCAGCTGGTGCACCAATATCCTATGCCTTCAATGTAATCCTCCCGAAAGAAAATGGTGCCTTAAAGAAAAATCTTTTCCTCATGATCGGACTGCCCACCATAGTCCTCTCAGGATTATGTTTCCTCTACACTAATATGCTAAAAGG GAACAGCATCGACGCGGCTCTGCCGGTGACCACGCTGCTGGAGGCGAGGGCCGCGGGCTGGGTCTGTCCAGTGCTAGCTGCTGTGACGGTAGCCGGCATCTGCCTCGCCTTGACCGAGCTCTGTCCATTACTCTTCACTGTCCTAGTAGCTCTAGCCTCACCCGAATGGAAGGTGCTTACTAGGTCAATGACTTACGAGAGCACGACTACCGGCAGTCCAGTTCTAGCTGTATTTACTGCCG GAAGTTTGGCAGCGATACTTGCGTTTGCGTGCCCCTTGTCACATATGATCACTCTTATGAATGCGAGCCACTTGCTTGGGATATCGATACAGgccttacattttattattatgaggtGCGTTCCAACAGCTGAACAGAAAGAAGCTGGAG ATATTGAATACAAACGTTTAGGAAGAGAAGCTGCGAGAGGATCGAAAGCATCTGGAAGTAAAGCCAAGCGATCGGGGCTTTGGTTCATTCCATCTGCTATTCGCCACACCAAAACTCTGGAGAGTATCAAGTCTAAAGTAACAACaaaag AAACTGAGGAACGAGAGTGCCTTCTTCTAGATGAATATGCAGGTTGTCCTACAGAAGAGAATGATCCGACCAGTAGCAGCAGTGGAGTGCCTATGGCTACTGCAGAGGTGGATGTGGTATCTGATGCTGAAGCCAGTGAGCAGGAGATGTCTTCGGGAGATGACTCCACAGACATTGATGCAGTCGTGAAGGAGTATAGAGATAGGATACAA GTGGTAACTTCAGTCCCTGAGTCCAGCACTCCATCTCCGCCGTGTGTGCGCGGCTCACGCTGGTCGGCAGCTGGTGCTGGGGTGCAACTGGTAGCTGATGCTATCATCGCAGTCGCCTTCTGCAACGAAACCATCAGACTGCCTATGTTCGCTATTGGAATACCAC TGTGGCTCACGGGTACCTTCATATGCGCGTGGCAGCCCGCTCATAACCTGGGTATGAGGAAAGCGCAAAGCATTCAAGGTCCTATAACTATGCTGACCGCTTTACTGTTCCTAACTCCTTTACTCGTCGACTCCTGGCCAGCTATTACGCTGTTTGCAGGCGCTG GTGTAGTGATATACGCTCGTTGTGAACGTTGGTGCGGAGACCTCGCTGTGCAGCAAGCGCGCAGTGCTATGGAGAGACGCAAGTTGAGACCTGTGTCGGCGACGGTCCCTCTTACTGGAGCCCGTCTGACCCATATAGACACTGTGTATATAGCCAG ATGA
- the LOC118268849 gene encoding cationic amino acid transporter 4 isoform X2 produces the protein MPGARHKILGHVLSGFCHKMNRRKPIYGDSLDTPLNRCLTTLDITLLGVGHMVGAGIYVLTGTVARSMAGPATALSFLLAGITSTLAALCYAEFGTRIPRAGSAYAYTYVSIGEFWAFIIGWNIVLEYMIGAASVARAWSGYLDAMLDGAISNATISITGEMHETLLSRYPDVLAFLICIVASLILAVGVKTSAYINNGLTILNLLVISLVIFLGFYYADISNWSQKNGGFMPFGVSGVLAGAATCFYAFVGFDSISASSEEAKDPSRSIPIATILSMALVAFGYILVALALTLMVPFNTINPDAALPAALGAVHADWAKYAVAVGAVCGMTTTLLGSLFSLPRCLYAMSADGLLFGFLSDISNKSQIPIVNLIISGLSSALIALLFDLEKLVEFMSIGTLLAYTIVSAAVIILRYRPVPAVDDKSFGVPQLESPGDREDSSATGTPGTDGGSSSSEMFEALTVGRLRAQYAWLEPLAGGRAPGAAVTSCVYTFTAAAAALCAHNHFLAEPAGLWALLPDFVLSFIIVACLVIIWAHQQSPTRLPFRVPWVPLLPALSVMLNVELMINLNALTWARFAIWMTFGLLLYFLYGIHHSKLGEGVTGLLSRSASGGGHSGGWGAVEKTSAIARRVGRFARGSKGDDRKPIISDDDLSRREP, from the exons ATGCCGGGGGCCAGACATAAGATACTTGGGCATGTCCTATCTGGCTTTTGCCATAAGATGAATCGCCGTAAACCCATATACGGGGATTCATTGGATACCCCGCTGAACCGATGTCTTACTACCTTGGACATCACTTTATTGG GCGTGGGGCATATGGTTGGAGCAGGCATTTACGTCTTGACTGGAACCGTTGCCCGTAGCATGGCTGGACCAGCAACTGCTCTAAGTTTTCTTTTGGCTGGAATAACATCTACCTTGGCTGCTCTCTGCTATGCTGAATTCGGAACGAGAATTCCGAGAGCTGGCAGCGCATACGCCTACACGTATGTCAGTATCGGTGAATTTTGGGCTTTCATCATAGGTTGGAACATCGTATTGGAATATATGATAG GAGCCGCATCTGTGGCTAGAGCGTGGTCTGGCTATCTTGATGCCATGCTGGACGGTGCGATAAGCAACGCTACGATTTCCATAACAGGAGAAATGCACGAAACTCTTTTGAGTAGATATCCAGACGTCTTAGCATTTTTAATATGCATCGTGGCATCTTTAATTTTAGCTGTTGGTGTTAAAACTTCAGCGTACATAAACAACGGCCTCACAATCTTGAACCTCTTGGTTATATCTCTTGTGATATTCCTCGGCTTCTATTACGCTGACATCAGTAATTGGTCCCAGAAGAATGGCGGCTTCATGCCATTTGGAGTTAGTGGCGTGTTAGCTGGAGCTGCTACTTGCTTTTATGCATTCGTGGGTTTTGACAGTATATCAGCTTCCAGTGAGGAAGCTAAAGACCCATCCCGGTCGATTCCTATCGCTACCATCCTGTCAATGGCACTTGTTGCTTTTGGCTACATTTTGGTTGCTCTCGCATTGACATTGATGGTTCCGTTTAATACAATCAACCCCGATGCCGCTTTACCAGCTGCTCTCGGTGCAGTTCACGCTGATTGGGCTAAGTATGCAGTTGCCGTGGGCGCGGTGTGCGGTATGACCACGACTCTGTTGGGCTCCTTGTTTTCTTTGCCACGTTGTCTGTACGCCATGTCCGCTGATGGTCTCTTATTCGGTTTCCTCAGTGACATCAGCAACAAGTCACAGATTCCTATTGTTAACTTGATTATCTCTGGTTTGTCATCGGCCTTGATAGCATTACTGTTTGATCTGGAGAAGCTTGTGGAGTTTATGTCGATAGGAACTCTGTTAGCGTACACTATTGTGAGTGCTGCAGTGATCATTCTTCGTTATCGGCCTGTTCCTGCGGTGGACGACAAGAGTTTTGGAGTGCCACAACTGGAGTCTCCTGGTGATAGGGAAGATAGTTCTGCGACTGGTACTCCGGGTACTGATGGTGGTTCTTCATCCTCTGAG ATGTTTGAAGCTTTGACGGTTGGTCGTCTTCGGGCTCAATACGCTTGGTTGGAGCCCCTGGCAGGCGGCCGGGCTCCTGGAGCTGCCGTTACGAGCTGCGTGTACACGTTTACTGCTGCCGCTGCAGCTCTGTGTGCGCACAACCACTTCTTAGCAGAACCGGCTGGACTGTGGGCTTTGCTGCCAGATTTTGTCTTGAGTTTCATTATTGTTGCAT GTTTGGTGATAATTTGGGCACATCAACAAAGTCCGACGCGGCTTCCTTTCCGTGTGCCATGGGTTCCACTGCTACCGGCTCTAAGTGTCATGCTCAACGTCGAGCTCATGATAAACCTTAACGCACTTACCTGGGCTCGATTTGCTATTTGGATGACTTTTG GCCTTCTCCTTTACTTCTTGTACGGGATCCACCATAGCAAACTGGGCGAGGGCGTCACAGGACTTCTATCGCGGTCAGCCAGTGGAGGAGGTCACAGTGGCGGATGGGGCGCTGTTGAGAAGACCAGTGCTATCGCTCGCCGCGTCGGGCGTTTCGCTCGCGGCAGCAAGGGCGACGACCGCAAACCGATCATTAGCGATGACGACTTATCCAGGCGTGAACCGTGA
- the LOC118268849 gene encoding cationic amino acid transporter 4 isoform X1, whose protein sequence is MPGARHKILGHVLSGFCHKMNRRKPIYGDSLDTPLNRCLTTLDITLLGRSRSDHCSRWRVPTKSVGHMVGAGIYVLTGTVARSMAGPATALSFLLAGITSTLAALCYAEFGTRIPRAGSAYAYTYVSIGEFWAFIIGWNIVLEYMIGAASVARAWSGYLDAMLDGAISNATISITGEMHETLLSRYPDVLAFLICIVASLILAVGVKTSAYINNGLTILNLLVISLVIFLGFYYADISNWSQKNGGFMPFGVSGVLAGAATCFYAFVGFDSISASSEEAKDPSRSIPIATILSMALVAFGYILVALALTLMVPFNTINPDAALPAALGAVHADWAKYAVAVGAVCGMTTTLLGSLFSLPRCLYAMSADGLLFGFLSDISNKSQIPIVNLIISGLSSALIALLFDLEKLVEFMSIGTLLAYTIVSAAVIILRYRPVPAVDDKSFGVPQLESPGDREDSSATGTPGTDGGSSSSEMFEALTVGRLRAQYAWLEPLAGGRAPGAAVTSCVYTFTAAAAALCAHNHFLAEPAGLWALLPDFVLSFIIVACLVIIWAHQQSPTRLPFRVPWVPLLPALSVMLNVELMINLNALTWARFAIWMTFGLLLYFLYGIHHSKLGEGVTGLLSRSASGGGHSGGWGAVEKTSAIARRVGRFARGSKGDDRKPIISDDDLSRREP, encoded by the exons ATGCCGGGGGCCAGACATAAGATACTTGGGCATGTCCTATCTGGCTTTTGCCATAAGATGAATCGCCGTAAACCCATATACGGGGATTCATTGGATACCCCGCTGAACCGATGTCTTACTACCTTGGACATCACTTTATTGG GGAGATCTCGAAGTGATCATTGTTCCCGGTGGCGAGTACCCACAAAAA GCGTGGGGCATATGGTTGGAGCAGGCATTTACGTCTTGACTGGAACCGTTGCCCGTAGCATGGCTGGACCAGCAACTGCTCTAAGTTTTCTTTTGGCTGGAATAACATCTACCTTGGCTGCTCTCTGCTATGCTGAATTCGGAACGAGAATTCCGAGAGCTGGCAGCGCATACGCCTACACGTATGTCAGTATCGGTGAATTTTGGGCTTTCATCATAGGTTGGAACATCGTATTGGAATATATGATAG GAGCCGCATCTGTGGCTAGAGCGTGGTCTGGCTATCTTGATGCCATGCTGGACGGTGCGATAAGCAACGCTACGATTTCCATAACAGGAGAAATGCACGAAACTCTTTTGAGTAGATATCCAGACGTCTTAGCATTTTTAATATGCATCGTGGCATCTTTAATTTTAGCTGTTGGTGTTAAAACTTCAGCGTACATAAACAACGGCCTCACAATCTTGAACCTCTTGGTTATATCTCTTGTGATATTCCTCGGCTTCTATTACGCTGACATCAGTAATTGGTCCCAGAAGAATGGCGGCTTCATGCCATTTGGAGTTAGTGGCGTGTTAGCTGGAGCTGCTACTTGCTTTTATGCATTCGTGGGTTTTGACAGTATATCAGCTTCCAGTGAGGAAGCTAAAGACCCATCCCGGTCGATTCCTATCGCTACCATCCTGTCAATGGCACTTGTTGCTTTTGGCTACATTTTGGTTGCTCTCGCATTGACATTGATGGTTCCGTTTAATACAATCAACCCCGATGCCGCTTTACCAGCTGCTCTCGGTGCAGTTCACGCTGATTGGGCTAAGTATGCAGTTGCCGTGGGCGCGGTGTGCGGTATGACCACGACTCTGTTGGGCTCCTTGTTTTCTTTGCCACGTTGTCTGTACGCCATGTCCGCTGATGGTCTCTTATTCGGTTTCCTCAGTGACATCAGCAACAAGTCACAGATTCCTATTGTTAACTTGATTATCTCTGGTTTGTCATCGGCCTTGATAGCATTACTGTTTGATCTGGAGAAGCTTGTGGAGTTTATGTCGATAGGAACTCTGTTAGCGTACACTATTGTGAGTGCTGCAGTGATCATTCTTCGTTATCGGCCTGTTCCTGCGGTGGACGACAAGAGTTTTGGAGTGCCACAACTGGAGTCTCCTGGTGATAGGGAAGATAGTTCTGCGACTGGTACTCCGGGTACTGATGGTGGTTCTTCATCCTCTGAG ATGTTTGAAGCTTTGACGGTTGGTCGTCTTCGGGCTCAATACGCTTGGTTGGAGCCCCTGGCAGGCGGCCGGGCTCCTGGAGCTGCCGTTACGAGCTGCGTGTACACGTTTACTGCTGCCGCTGCAGCTCTGTGTGCGCACAACCACTTCTTAGCAGAACCGGCTGGACTGTGGGCTTTGCTGCCAGATTTTGTCTTGAGTTTCATTATTGTTGCAT GTTTGGTGATAATTTGGGCACATCAACAAAGTCCGACGCGGCTTCCTTTCCGTGTGCCATGGGTTCCACTGCTACCGGCTCTAAGTGTCATGCTCAACGTCGAGCTCATGATAAACCTTAACGCACTTACCTGGGCTCGATTTGCTATTTGGATGACTTTTG GCCTTCTCCTTTACTTCTTGTACGGGATCCACCATAGCAAACTGGGCGAGGGCGTCACAGGACTTCTATCGCGGTCAGCCAGTGGAGGAGGTCACAGTGGCGGATGGGGCGCTGTTGAGAAGACCAGTGCTATCGCTCGCCGCGTCGGGCGTTTCGCTCGCGGCAGCAAGGGCGACGACCGCAAACCGATCATTAGCGATGACGACTTATCCAGGCGTGAACCGTGA